A single Methanolobus sp. ZRKC5 DNA region contains:
- a CDS encoding metal-dependent hydrolase, with protein MVNTLSHLGIGLLIASVAGLNNRQVKIVAFMAILPDHDFILNTLLLTIDQNLSHEAYNIMYYLMGHREFMHSIIFVSFVTIYIWFKEKDRTLTIASGVAIFSHIYLDYVTSWKMRPFFPFVTDSSTVGAIDFFDPVVTIISFIPIIYILAEHAKNNGKNKKNGIKKINEILKNRNNWFNGLSKGKHQVFYRNLLIIFTIWCLFNPVAKVLLVDHLEELEGHDIGYQGSYPISPGKFLSAYPYNDTHYRIFTSSYWDGIEKVTFVPKYPDNQSEFMEYLSRAETLYKSSLPGEIDYLVYNVSASQDNVTVTLSDARNPFAQYWAYFKTEYVFIFEVDSDNYQVYLKRNANHGKVVPVSLFE; from the coding sequence ATGGTAAATACTCTGTCCCATTTGGGTATCGGGCTTTTGATAGCATCAGTTGCAGGACTGAACAACAGGCAGGTAAAGATAGTTGCTTTCATGGCAATTCTTCCTGATCATGACTTCATACTGAATACGCTGTTACTTACGATTGACCAGAACCTGAGTCATGAGGCATACAATATTATGTATTACCTGATGGGTCATCGTGAGTTCATGCATTCCATTATTTTTGTCTCTTTTGTGACTATATATATATGGTTCAAAGAGAAGGACAGAACATTGACAATAGCTTCTGGTGTTGCAATATTCAGTCATATATATCTGGATTATGTCACAAGCTGGAAAATGAGACCTTTCTTCCCGTTTGTAACAGATTCTTCTACCGTAGGAGCAATTGATTTCTTCGATCCTGTTGTCACAATTATATCTTTTATACCTATTATTTACATTTTAGCAGAACATGCAAAAAATAATGGAAAGAACAAAAAGAATGGTATCAAAAAGATAAATGAGATCCTAAAAAACAGGAATAACTGGTTCAACGGGCTTTCAAAGGGTAAACACCAGGTATTTTACAGGAATCTTCTAATAATATTCACTATCTGGTGTTTGTTTAATCCTGTTGCAAAAGTATTGCTTGTAGACCATCTTGAAGAGCTTGAAGGGCATGATATAGGGTACCAGGGTTCTTATCCAATCTCTCCTGGTAAGTTCCTTTCAGCTTATCCTTACAATGACACACATTATCGAATATTCACTTCCAGTTACTGGGATGGAATAGAGAAAGTCACGTTTGTCCCAAAGTACCCTGACAATCAAAGTGAGTTCATGGAATATTTGTCAAGGGCTGAAACATTATACAAAAGCAGTCTTCCAGGAGAAATTGATTATCTGGTATACAATGTTTCTGCTTCACAGGATAATGTAACAGTGACTCTTAGCGATGCAAGGAACCCTTTTGCACAATATTGGGCTTACTTTAAAACAGAATACGTATTTATTTTCGAAGTAGATTCTGATAATTATCAAGTGTATTTGAAAAGGAATGCTAACCATGGTAAAGTCGTACCTGTGAGCCTGTTCGAATGA
- a CDS encoding class I SAM-dependent methyltransferase gives MSIISKYNRFSYLYDLMEIPIEFFWYSKWRKELFANMSGRVLEVGVGTGKNIRYYPKDCEVVGIDISDGMLAHAKKRSAGKKNAVLFLMDAEHMGFKDNCFDFVVTTFVLCSIPEPIGALEGMKRVCKPEGTVINLEHMKSEKRLIAFFEDLFNPVTTAITGVNINRETVKNIKKAGLNVTDVTNIALWDVFRMIKSKP, from the coding sequence ATGTCAATCATTTCCAAATACAACCGTTTCTCCTACTTGTATGACCTCATGGAAATCCCGATCGAATTTTTCTGGTACAGTAAATGGAGAAAAGAGCTCTTTGCCAACATGTCCGGGAGAGTTCTTGAGGTGGGTGTCGGGACTGGTAAGAATATAAGATACTATCCAAAAGACTGTGAAGTTGTCGGAATAGATATAAGTGACGGGATGCTTGCACATGCGAAAAAGCGCTCAGCTGGAAAAAAGAATGCTGTCCTCTTCCTTATGGATGCAGAACATATGGGATTTAAGGACAACTGCTTTGATTTTGTGGTGACGACTTTTGTATTGTGCTCTATTCCAGAACCTATAGGTGCACTTGAAGGGATGAAACGTGTCTGCAAACCTGAAGGTACGGTCATAAACCTTGAGCATATGAAAAGTGAGAAACGGTTAATAGCGTTTTTTGAAGACCTCTTTAACCCAGTGACCACGGCAATCACTGGCGTGAATATAAACCGTGAAACTGTGAAAAATATTAAAAAAGCAGGTCTTAATGTAACCGATGTAACAAATATAGCTCTATGGGATGTTTTCAGAATGATAAAGTCTAAACCTTGA
- a CDS encoding winged helix-turn-helix domain-containing protein: MTKTLQEIITIGEAISHPVRLKLLYLLSERERYIYDLAKELQLSRQVIQLHLKRLETAGFVESDLRLEDNDNRAKKFFKLKEFDVNLGIDDLTEIFD; this comes from the coding sequence ATGACAAAGACACTTCAAGAAATAATAACCATCGGTGAAGCGATTTCCCATCCGGTAAGATTAAAGCTACTGTATTTGCTGTCGGAAAGAGAGAGGTACATTTATGATCTTGCAAAGGAACTTCAGCTTTCCAGGCAGGTTATCCAACTGCACTTGAAGAGGCTGGAAACTGCAGGATTTGTTGAAAGTGACTTGCGACTTGAAGATAATGATAACAGGGCAAAGAAGTTCTTCAAACTGAAAGAGTTCGATGTCAACTTGGGAATTGACGACCTGACCGAAATATTTGATTGA
- the ala gene encoding alanine dehydrogenase, producing the protein MDILWLEQSDVKTVIDMLLTLSAVENGFREHGLKKVQMPPKSYLYFNEHNGDLRTMPSFMGEQDIAGVKIVNVHPDNREKGLPTVMAVIVLNSTETGAPLAIMDGTYITDMRTGAAGGVAAKHLARPDSHVVGMVGTGGQARTQLLALSEVMEIEEVKVTCRDLSHCDAFEKDMREVVNCNFTKKRSIKDVCDCDVLVTTTPVREPVVMSEWIHEGTHINAIGADAMGKQELDPALLKRSRIIVDDIVQASHSGEINVPLSKGLISGSDIHAELGEVVAGVKQGRQSDEEITIFDSTGLAVQDLVTANIAYTKAVEMGIGKKIKLF; encoded by the coding sequence ATGGATATCCTCTGGCTTGAACAATCAGACGTTAAAACTGTTATTGATATGCTGCTAACTCTTTCTGCAGTAGAGAATGGTTTTCGGGAACATGGATTGAAAAAGGTACAGATGCCTCCAAAATCCTATCTTTATTTCAATGAACACAACGGTGACCTGCGTACAATGCCATCATTTATGGGGGAACAGGATATAGCAGGCGTTAAAATAGTCAATGTACATCCTGATAACAGGGAAAAAGGTCTTCCGACTGTGATGGCTGTCATCGTTCTCAATTCTACGGAAACCGGTGCTCCACTTGCTATTATGGATGGTACCTATATCACGGATATGAGGACTGGTGCTGCAGGTGGGGTTGCTGCAAAACATCTTGCACGCCCTGATTCCCATGTAGTGGGGATGGTAGGAACAGGTGGGCAGGCCCGAACTCAATTACTTGCACTTTCAGAGGTCATGGAGATAGAGGAAGTGAAGGTAACATGTAGAGATCTATCTCATTGCGATGCTTTTGAAAAGGATATGCGTGAGGTAGTAAATTGCAATTTTACAAAAAAAAGGAGCATAAAGGACGTGTGTGATTGTGATGTTCTGGTGACTACTACACCAGTGAGAGAACCTGTTGTAATGTCCGAGTGGATCCATGAAGGTACCCACATTAATGCCATAGGTGCCGATGCCATGGGTAAACAGGAATTGGATCCTGCTTTGTTGAAGAGGTCAAGGATAATTGTGGATGATATTGTCCAGGCATCGCATTCAGGGGAGATCAATGTTCCTCTGTCAAAAGGACTGATATCAGGATCTGATATCCATGCTGAGCTTGGTGAAGTGGTTGCAGGAGTAAAACAGGGAAGGCAGTCAGATGAGGAGATTACGATATTCGATTCCACAGGACTTGCTGTTCAAGACCTTGTGACTGCCAATATTGCTTATACAAAGGCTGTTGAAATGGGTATCGGAAAAAAGATAAAGTTATTCTAA